GTATTCAACGCTGTAGACATGCAGTCCCCTACCCTAATGTACCCTACCCAAGAAGTATCATTGGGTATCTCAAACCGAAACAAACACCGCCATCCATGCTATCCCAGACTATGTACCGAAAGTACTCCCCGAATGAATAAATACATATAATACAATAAAAGAATAATGCAAGCAAGCCCACGTTTCCTCTACTTTGAAAACATGGCATTGAATGTATCCTCCAAGCCCGTATCCTTCATAGTACCATAGTAATCGTACTTTAGCTTCGGACTCGCAAAAAGCTCAGCATCCCTCTTCACGTTCTTGGGTACACCCAATCCATCTAGTCCCGTTACCTCACCCACACCACTACCGCCAGCGCCGTTTCCAATCTTGGCCTTCGCTTCCTCTTTGAAGAAATTCGTCTTGTTGACTGCAAGGGCCGGCTCCCAGACGCTAGGTTTCCAAGGGTTCTGCTGCAGTTTTCGGGCGGAAGCGAGGGAATTTGGGGGTTTGGCGGGGACGCGGTGGCGGAAGGGGTTTGGATCTTTTTGGGCGAAGATAGAGTGTGGTTGTTGGGGAGAGTTGAATTGGAGTGGGGAGAGTTGGGCTGCGGCAGCGGGTGGACATTTTGCGAATTGGTTGGGGAGGATCTCTGGAGGGCCGCCGTTCTGTTGGGCGAAGCGGGTATTACCGCTGCCTTTTGTAGGGGTCCAGTCCATGATGTCCATGTCGTCGAGGAAGGCGTTGCGCTTTGCAAAGGGCGTGGTGGCGTCTGTGGCGTGGGTTGTGTAGGAGGATTCTGTTAGGGTGGGCGAGGGGGGACATGGGGATGAGTCTTGGTATCCTTCTATGCCTGTGGCGAAGGAGTGTGCCATGCTGTCGTAGATGTCGGCTTGTGGGTGGACGGGGTGGTACGAGTTTCGTCTAGCTTTCTGTGCGCTGCTGGGCGATATGGGGATGGTTTCCTGTGTTGCTTTTGGGAAGGCGGGCGCGGCGCCGTAGACGATGCGAACGGTTTTCCAGGTCAGAACTGTGGAGAGGGCTAGTACGCCGAGCATGACCATGTGTGTTCGTTGAAAAGTTTGGAACATGTCGGCGTTGATGTTGGTGTGTTGCCAGTAGTAGAGACTGGCGTAGCGGAGGACGACAACGGTCAGACGGATGGACCACAGTGATTTGAGGCCGTGCATCCGCCCTGTGAGGCTGTTGGTCTTGAGCTTCAACTTGGGATTCCACCAGATGGTAACTAGATCGGCTATAATCGCGTACTGCAACCATTTGACTACGGAAGACGATAGTACACAAGCCTCATCCACTGAGCGAACTAAGATGGCCTGGCTCAGGCAGATATCCCAACTGAAGATGTGATTTGAAAGCATGCCCTCATCATCAGGCGCCATGATAAGCGCTGCCGTGTGCCAGAGCATTCCCACCACGGTGCTCGACACATACATCCACTTCGCCAGCGAAATGATGCGCAGCGTCCAAGCCTGTCGCGCAGTCTGAACAACGGTCCGCTTGTTTTTACTTGCCTCCATTATGCGCGCCAAGTTATCCGCACGCGCGACATGGTTCGCATTGCGTATTTGATCCTGGACCCGAGGGAGGCAGGTCTGGCAGACTTGCGGATACCGAATCTCGAGCTCCACCTTGTAATCATCGTACGCAGCGAGATACTTTTCGTACTCGGGATCGTCTTCTTCTGGAATGAATTCGGCGAGGAGATTGGTGTAGAGAGTCTGGTTGCGCTGACACATGTCGCAAAAGATGTCATCGACGGGTGCTTGCAAGGCGGGCGTAGGAGAGCGAGAGCGCATGTACTGGAAGGATGTTGTCGGCGCGGTTGCGATTTCTTCTATGGGTGGATCGGTAATGTTCCCGCGCTGGCAGAAGATTAATTGGAAAGATCAACAGAGTTGGGTATCGGGGATTTATGTACCTGGTCAAAGTAATTCACTGCGTCGCAATGCGGGCAGTGATATGTCTTGGGAATCTGCGACACACCGTCTCGTGACTGCACATTGCAGTAGTGGCAGCGCAATCTGCGCCGTAATAGCGCCATTGTAAAGGAAAGGCCTGAGGTATGTTGAGATGGAGTTGCGGTTGCGTAGACGATGTCATGGGTACTTTGGTGTTTTGGCTAGGCAGAAAGTCACCGCCCGGGCACCGCCTGCAGCCGCGCGAAATTTGGCTCGACTTCGACGCTGCTCGCCAATCCCGACAAACGACTGCCGACAGCGCATTGCGGAGGCACATATCGGCCCAAACGCTTGCCGTGCATTCAACTGTATCGAAAAGCCCCGCCAATTCACCACTGCTGCCCCTCTTGGCCTGACATCCGATGGCTCGGTAGTCCGCAAACGCTCGCACATCCATCTCCATCGCGGTTATCCCGCCCACCATGAGTCAATTAGTCGCCAGGCCCGGCCGCAACGCCGCTCGACAGGCAAAGAAACTAAAGGAGATTCAAAAAGTCAAACATGCAATCCAATGGCACGAGCGGGAGCGCAAGAAGCGACAAGAGCTCAAACAGGCACACTGGGACTCTAAGCAAGCCGTCTTGCAGCGTATAGCGTGGGAGCATCAACACATCAAGGGGGCTAGAAAGAGGGCTTTGGCCACTGTAAAGGAAGACTGGAAACTGGGCCCTCTGCGTCCCAATCGTGCCATTGGGCCAAACGCCGACAAATACGGAGCCCTTACCCCAGAATATATACAAAAACCCGAGATACCGCTCAAGACGCAAAAGAACAGGAATGAAGTCAAGGAAAAAAAGGGCTTGCCGCTGGAGTACCCACTGGTCGTGGATGAGAAAAGGTACTTTCCAATCGTAAAGGATGATCGCGTTGTCATTCTCAAGGGAAAAGATGCGGGTAAGATTGGCAAAGTGAAGAGCATTGTGGAACGAACCCATGAAATCATTGTCGACGGCCTGAACAAGGTATGCAGTGCGTTTGTTGTGTATAGGAAACCGACTTTAACATACCGTAGCAATTCTTTGACTCGTCCGTCTTTGGTGCCAGCGCTGGACTTTTGGGCCCTAGGCAGGAGAACGAAGTGCCTCTACCTCTGGATGACGTGCGCTTGGTAATACCTGGAGAACTTGTCCGGGATGGCGTAAGACAGTACCAGGACGTCATTGTAGAGCGTATCCACATGGAGCGACATACTAGAGGCATTGATCCTTACACTGGCACCATGTACATTGACGAACCGATACCAGAGGATCATCAGTACGATCCTGAAACTGGCCTACCAATCTTCCACCGCTACATCGCAGGCACAAAACAGCGGATCGAGTGGCCGTGGGAACATGAACAAGTTGAAGACACAGAGTCAGCAAAGAACCCAGCAAACAAAGGCAAGAAATCCCTGCCATGGACCAGTCTAGCCCGTTGGCGAAGCAAGAATAAGGAAGATGGCGCCTCAGAAGAGGCAACGAACAGTGTTCAACAGAACGCAAGCACCGTGGCCGAAAGACTTTCAAGGATTGAGCAAGAACAGCAGAAAAAATACTTGGCCGAAACTCCGACAAGCGATGATACGGAAAAACCCCAGAGTTGGGACGGAGACACGAACCGCAACGTTGTCGAAGGCGTACAAAACATGTCCTACACCCTCGTCGCACCCCCCTTCCCTGATACCCTCGCCGACGAACTCCGCACCCACATCCACGATTTCTCCATCCAGGCCAGGAAGGATGCCAAGAAGGATCCCAACGCACCGCGTAAGATTAAGCTCAACAGAACCTCGGAGAAAGACGTACTCGCGCGGGAGGCGGTACAGATGCGACAGCGTGCCGCggagaagatgaagacgcCCATGCAGTTGAGGTGGGAGCTGGAGCAGAGGAAGAAGGCTGAGGCGGGCCCGCTTGTGGACGAGGAGAGTTTGTTGAATGCGCTGGGTAAGCACATGCTGGATGCTAAGAAGAAGCCGTATCGAGGGAAGAAGACATTTTCTGCGGAGACGAAGGAGCTGGATTGAGCAATTTCGTACTTCTTGGCTAGAGACGCATGCGCTCCACTGCGAATACGCCTGTCTATGAAGCGAGGATACTTGTAGCATACCCATTGTATACATATCATGACCACCGAAGCAATCAAGCAAACTCATATCATGCTGCCTCTCGTCTGTGCAGGAACTCGGCATGTGGGTATCTTAAAGGAAAGAAACATAAGACCTGAATAAACCCGCCCCTTTCCCGAAGGATTAAACCAGCATACCCAAATACTCTGCCCTCCCACCCCCAGCCCCCTTCAATTCCTCCCACTGCACCAGAAACCGATCCACAACCCTCACCAACAACTTGCCACTCAAGCTCAACGTCTTGACCCGCGCAAAACTCTCCACATACAAAGTCTTACACTTGCCTCTACTATCCGCGCCTCGCACGTTGAAGAAGCGCAGTATCAGACTCGCTAACACCACAATGACAGCCGTGGCAGGGCCGTTTGTAACGATAAGGTCTGGGAGGTCGGCGGCGGCGGCTTCGTAAGGGTTGGTGGGACCTTGGCTTGGTAGGAGCGGAGGAGAGGAGAGGAGAGGTTTGACGGCGGAGAAGAGGGTGTAAAGGCATGTGAAGGGGGGCTGTGAGGAGGGGTTGGTGGATTTTGCGGGCGCGGGGGGAGGACGGTGATGTTGTAGTGGTCCGGGCCTATGCATGCTGGTCGCTCTGTGGTGGTAGTACCAGGAACATATTTTTCGAGATTGTGGGTTTTGCCCTCTGGGTTCGTGATTTGCATTGTTGGTGTCTGGGGTCTGACGTCTTCTTCTCCGACCTGTAGTCTCTCTTCCTTCAACTGGCGTACCCGGTCATTTTCGGCGTCCTCGAGTTCGCGCTCAAAGTTCGCGGCGCGCTGTGCGGAGAAGGCATCGCCGCTGCTCACGATGTACGTCCTATGCGTGAAGTTTCGTGTGTTGAGATTGTGGAGGAGGTAGAACATTTCGTGCGTGTGACCTCCGGATCCGAGCACGATGAGGACGCGTGTTGCGACGGGGCGCTTGCGGGGGAGTCTCTTTTTGGAGCGTGCGGCATTGGGGAGGATGGCGAGGAGACGGAACGTGGCCGCGACAAAAAGTGTAGCGAGGATTGCAATTAGAAACGAGAGCGTATAGAGTGATGACAGTGGGGGCGCCATGGTGGGGGGGAGGTGGGCGCTGGTGGTGCTCAGCGAAGAATTGGGGAGCTGGAAGTAGCAATGGGTGAGAATGAGAATAAGAGCGCGCTAGAAGCTGCGCGGGCTATGTGAAGGCAGCATTGGTGTGTGGGTGAGTTCAAGGTACGTGTAAGCGTTGGCCAATCGCGAAGATGACGCAACAGACACGAGATCATGTGACCGGGCTTGTACAACGTGATACTAGTTTACACACTTTGAAGAGTCTTGAAATGATACTCTGACATGAGAATTGCGAAATTTTGCGTTGTTCCTGTTTGCACATAAAATTGCGTGGTAAACTTCAATCACATATGTAAGAAGGCTTACACGGCCTGGATACACTTCAAAATGGGTAGTTATCTCCAGATCTCCAAAAAATTTAGAACATTACATCCTTCACCCTTGGCATAATGACCACATCGTCCTTGCCGCAACACTTTCTCAAAACACTTAGAGAACATCCGCCCCTAAATTTTCGGTAACATGGACGATGTCGCTCTTGCTTTTAAGTCAGCCTACATCGAACACCTAGAAAACACTTGGACCAAACTTCAAGGAACATAGTAGATCATGCAAATGTCTTTAGATCGGCCTACATTAAGACTAGGCATGAAGTTTTTAAAAGGTGTAAGAGTACAGCCACACCTGCCGTTTCGAACATCCACGCACATCATTGTATTTTGCAGTTTATTTGTTTCAATATCGCTCGACACCATCCCTTTAGAAAGCATCCAACGTAAATCATCCAGTTTTGAAAATCTTAATAATTGAAGGATAAAGAATGTGGAGAAGAATTCCCAGAACCAAGTCCCAGGGAGGTTATATACCCACTAGCTCCACGAGCTCACTCATTAGTAAAATGATCATTATTTTCAGCCCAACTTGGCTTAGCTCGGCGCAGAAACATGCGTAGCTTTGCGTTTTCATTTGAAAGGATTTACATCAGCTCTTGGGTAGACGAAATTTCCATAAAGCTCTTTTCGTGCTCTTTTCCTGCTCTTATTCGAGGTATCCACCCGGTTGTTATAAAACACTTGACATACCTggtgtcggcatacacacggtgtgtcgcctaataaggcccaatgtaccgcctcgatcctacttcggcccaactcggacccaacgctatgtataccttcgtagcccccacattcgtagaatcatcatacaccagaataccaatacacaagattaccttagctactgttattcaccgtacgatcgtacaaggccttccaacaccTGGTATACAAGGGCAATTGTAGTCGCTAGAAATGCCTAAtaggtgcttacccacactgtaAAGTATCTTATGACACCTAGTTGAACCCTGAGGTATTTTGATTTGGAAAATAGACAGTAAATCTGATGGCAGCGACCACACTCTCTTAACTCATGTACTTATGTTGAGAATTATTAGAATAAGGTacctctagtagtatgactactgTTGGTAGGGCTGTAGCACTAGTactgaaag
This sequence is a window from Pyrenophora tritici-repentis strain M4 chromosome 4, whole genome shotgun sequence. Protein-coding genes within it:
- a CDS encoding mitochondrial 54S ribosomal uL24m domain-containing protein, with amino-acid sequence MSQLVARPGRNAARQAKKLKEIQKVKHAIQWHERERKKRQELKQAHWDSKQAVLQRIAWEHQHIKGARKRALATVKEDWKLGPLRPNRAIGPNADKYGALTPEYIQKPEIPLKTQKNRNEVKEKKGLPLEYPLVVDEKRYFPIVKDDRVVILKGKDAGKIGKVKSIVERTHEIIVDGLNKQFFDSSVFGASAGLLGPRQENEVPLPLDDVRLVIPGELVRDGVRQYQDVIVERIHMERHTRGIDPYTGTMYIDEPIPEDHQYDPETGLPIFHRYIAGTKQRIEWPWEHEQVEDTESAKNPANKGKKSLPWTSLARWRSKNKEDGASEEATNSVQQNASTVAERLSRIEQEQQKKYLAETPTSDDTEKPQSWDGDTNRNVVEGVQNMSYTLVAPPFPDTLADELRTHIHDFSIQARKDAKKDPNAPRKIKLNRTSEKDVLAREAVQMRQRAAEKMKTPMQLRWELEQRKKAEAGPLVDEESLLNALGKHMLDAKKKPYRGKKTFSAETKELD
- a CDS encoding UDP-N-acetylglucosamine transferase subunit ALG14, producing MAPPLSSLYTLSFLIAILATLFVAATFRLLAILPNAARSKKRLPRKRPVATRVLIVLGSGGHTHEMFYLLHNLNTRNFTHRTYIVSSGDAFSAQRAANFERELEDAENDRVRQLKEERLQVGEEDVRPQTPTMQITNPEGKTHNLEKYVPGTTTTERPACIGPDHYNITVLPPRPQNPPTPPHSPPSHAFTPSSPPSNLSSPLLRSYQAKVPPTLTKPPPPTSQTLSLQTALPRLSLWC
- a CDS encoding ROM1, RhoGEF, Guanine nucleotide exchange factor for Rho/Rac/Cdc42 GTPase, whose protein sequence is MALLRRRLRCHYCNVQSRDGVSQIPKTYHCPHCDAVNYFDQRGNITDPPIEEIATAPTTSFQYMRSRSPTPALQAPVDDIFCDMCQRNQTLYTNLLAEFIPEEDDPEYEKYLAAYDDYKVELEIRYPQVCQTCLPRVQDQIRNANHVARADNLARIMEASKNKRTVVQTARQAWTLRIISLAKWMYVSSTVVGMLWHTAALIMAPDDEGMLSNHIFSWDICLSQAILVRSVDEACVLSSSVVKWLQYAIIADLVTIWWNPKLKLKTNSLTGRMHGLKSLWSIRLTVVVLRYASLYYWQHTNINADMFQTFQRTHMVMLGVLALSTVLTWKTVRIVYGAAPAFPKATQETIPISPSSAQKARRNSYHPVHPQADIYDSMAHSFATGIEGYQDSSPCPPSPTLTESSYTTHATDATTPFAKRNAFLDDMDIMDWTPTKGSGNTRFAQQNGGPPEILPNQFAKCPPAAAAQLSPLQFNSPQQPHSIFAQKDPNPFRHRVPAKPPNSLASARKLQQNPWKPSVWEPALAVNKTNFFKEEAKAKIGNGAGGSGVGEVTGLDGLGVPKNVKRDAELFASPKLKYDYYGTMKDTGLEDTFNAMFSK